In one Pseudoliparis swirei isolate HS2019 ecotype Mariana Trench chromosome 23, NWPU_hadal_v1, whole genome shotgun sequence genomic region, the following are encoded:
- the gspt1l gene encoding G1 to S phase transition 1, like isoform X1, giving the protein MDARDTAPDSWEQEADVEASPGGQLYSALLALNVNARPFVPNVNAAEFVPVFTANAPSKNEDSAVVVEKISSMEAPESAAPVVNGDSALTTEDPWDQKEEEPTREEPGGEDQEPSMATTEETAAPEMMMEEEEEEEETPAPKGPAPQTHAPKKEHINVVFIGHVDAGKSTIGGQIMYLTGMVDKRTLDKYEREAKEKNRETWYLSWALDTNQEERDKGKTVEVGRASFETEQRHFTILDAPGHKSFVPNMIGGVSQADLAVLVISARKGEFETGFEKGGQTREHAMLAKTAGVKHLIVLVNKMDDPTVNWSLDRYEECKEKLVPFLKKVGFNPKKDIYFMPCSGLTGANLKEPTDLCPWYTGLPFISHLDSLPHFKRSTDGPVRLPIVDKYKDMGTVILGKLESGSIFKTQQLVMMPNRHVVELLSLLSDDVETDDAQPGENLKLRLKGIEEEEILPGFILCNAENLCHTGRTFDAQIVIIEHKSIICPGYNAVLHIHTCIEEVQITALICLVDKKTGDKSKTRPRFVKQDQVCIARLRTAGTICLETFKDFPQMGRFTLRDEGKTIAIGKVLKLVAERD; this is encoded by the exons ATGGACGCGAGAGACACTGCCCCTGATTCCTGGGAACAAGAGGCCGACGTGGAGGCCTCGCCGGGCGGGCAGCTGTACTCCGCGCTGCTGGCCCTCAACGTCAACGCCAGGCCCTTCGTGCCCAACGTCAACGCCGCGGAGTTTGTTCCTGTTTTTACCGCGAACGCGCCTTCGAAAAACGAGGATTCTGCCG TTGTCGTTGAGAAGATATCCAGCATGGAGGCGCCAGAAAGTGccg CTCCAGTGGTAAACGGGGACTCGGCGCTGACCACAGAGGATCCGTGGGaccagaaagaggaggagccaaCTAGGGAGGAGCCAGGAGGCGAGGACCAGGAACCATCTATGGCGACTACAGAGGAGACGGCGGCTCCagagatgatgatggaggaggaggaggaggaggaggagacgccggCGCCTAAAGGACCAGCGCCGCAGACCCACGCCCCCAAGAAGGAGCACATCAACGTGGTCTTCATCGGACACGTCG atgcTGGTAAATCTACGATCGGCGGTCAGATCAT gtATCTCACGGGCATGGTGGACAAGAGAACCTTGGATAAGTACGAGAGGGAAGCAAAGGAGAAGAACCGGGAAACCTG GTACCTGTCCTGGGCTCTGGACACCAACCAGGAGGAGCGGGACAAGGGCAAGACGGTGGAGGTGGGCCGGGCCTCCTTCGAGACGGAGCAGAGGCACTTCACCATCCTGGACGCTCCGGGTCACAAGAGCTTCGTGCCCAACATGATCGGAGGAGTGTCGCAGGCCGACCTGGCCGTGCTG GTGATCTCTGCCCGGAAAGGAGAGTTTGAGACGGGCTTTGAGAAGGGAGGCCAGACGAGGGAGCACGCCATGCTGGCCAAGACCGCCGGAGTCAAGCACCTGATCGTCCTGGTGAACAAGATGGACGACCCCACGGTCAACTGGAGCCTGGACAG gtatGAGGAGTGCAAGGAGAAGCTGGTTCCATTCCTGAAGAAGGTGGGCTTCAACCCCAAGAAGGACATTTACTTCATGCCGTGCTCCGGACTGACGGGGGCCAACCTGAAGGAGCCCACGGACCTGTGCCCCTGGTACAC AGGGTTGCCCTTCATTTCACACCTGGACAGTTTGCCACATTTCAAGAGGTCGACGGACGGCCCCGTCAGGCTGCCCATCGTCGACAAGTACAAG GACATGGGCACTGTGATTCTGGGCAAACTGGAGTCGGGCTCCATCTTCAAAACCCAGCAGCTGGTCATGATGCCGAACCGG CACgtggtggagctgctgagccTCCTGTCCGACGACGTGGAGACGGACGACGCCCAGCCGGGAGAGAACCTCAAGCTGCGGCTCAAGGgcatcgaggaggaggagatcctgCCGGGCTTCATCCTGTGCAACGCAGAGAACCTCTGCCACACCGGGCGCACCTTCGACGCCCAG ATCGTCATCATCGAACACAAGTCCATCATCTGTCCCGGGTACAACGCCGTGCTGCACATCCACACCTGCATCGAGGAAGTGCAGATCACA GCCTTAATCTGCCTGGTGGACAAGAAGACGGGGGACAAGAGTAAGACCCGGCCCCGCTTCGTGAAGCAGGACCAGGTCTGCATCGCCCGGCTGCGCACCGCAGGGACCATCTGCCTCGAGACCTTCAAGGACTTCCCCCAGATGGGCCGCTTCACCCTACGGGACGAAG
- the gspt1l gene encoding G1 to S phase transition 1, like isoform X2 codes for MATTEETAAPEMMMEEEEEEEETPAPKGPAPQTHAPKKEHINVVFIGHVDAGKSTIGGQIMYLTGMVDKRTLDKYEREAKEKNRETWYLSWALDTNQEERDKGKTVEVGRASFETEQRHFTILDAPGHKSFVPNMIGGVSQADLAVLVISARKGEFETGFEKGGQTREHAMLAKTAGVKHLIVLVNKMDDPTVNWSLDRYEECKEKLVPFLKKVGFNPKKDIYFMPCSGLTGANLKEPTDLCPWYTGLPFISHLDSLPHFKRSTDGPVRLPIVDKYKDMGTVILGKLESGSIFKTQQLVMMPNRHVVELLSLLSDDVETDDAQPGENLKLRLKGIEEEEILPGFILCNAENLCHTGRTFDAQIVIIEHKSIICPGYNAVLHIHTCIEEVQITALICLVDKKTGDKSKTRPRFVKQDQVCIARLRTAGTICLETFKDFPQMGRFTLRDEGKTIAIGKVLKLVAERD; via the exons ATGGCGACTACAGAGGAGACGGCGGCTCCagagatgatgatggaggaggaggaggaggaggaggagacgccggCGCCTAAAGGACCAGCGCCGCAGACCCACGCCCCCAAGAAGGAGCACATCAACGTGGTCTTCATCGGACACGTCG atgcTGGTAAATCTACGATCGGCGGTCAGATCAT gtATCTCACGGGCATGGTGGACAAGAGAACCTTGGATAAGTACGAGAGGGAAGCAAAGGAGAAGAACCGGGAAACCTG GTACCTGTCCTGGGCTCTGGACACCAACCAGGAGGAGCGGGACAAGGGCAAGACGGTGGAGGTGGGCCGGGCCTCCTTCGAGACGGAGCAGAGGCACTTCACCATCCTGGACGCTCCGGGTCACAAGAGCTTCGTGCCCAACATGATCGGAGGAGTGTCGCAGGCCGACCTGGCCGTGCTG GTGATCTCTGCCCGGAAAGGAGAGTTTGAGACGGGCTTTGAGAAGGGAGGCCAGACGAGGGAGCACGCCATGCTGGCCAAGACCGCCGGAGTCAAGCACCTGATCGTCCTGGTGAACAAGATGGACGACCCCACGGTCAACTGGAGCCTGGACAG gtatGAGGAGTGCAAGGAGAAGCTGGTTCCATTCCTGAAGAAGGTGGGCTTCAACCCCAAGAAGGACATTTACTTCATGCCGTGCTCCGGACTGACGGGGGCCAACCTGAAGGAGCCCACGGACCTGTGCCCCTGGTACAC AGGGTTGCCCTTCATTTCACACCTGGACAGTTTGCCACATTTCAAGAGGTCGACGGACGGCCCCGTCAGGCTGCCCATCGTCGACAAGTACAAG GACATGGGCACTGTGATTCTGGGCAAACTGGAGTCGGGCTCCATCTTCAAAACCCAGCAGCTGGTCATGATGCCGAACCGG CACgtggtggagctgctgagccTCCTGTCCGACGACGTGGAGACGGACGACGCCCAGCCGGGAGAGAACCTCAAGCTGCGGCTCAAGGgcatcgaggaggaggagatcctgCCGGGCTTCATCCTGTGCAACGCAGAGAACCTCTGCCACACCGGGCGCACCTTCGACGCCCAG ATCGTCATCATCGAACACAAGTCCATCATCTGTCCCGGGTACAACGCCGTGCTGCACATCCACACCTGCATCGAGGAAGTGCAGATCACA GCCTTAATCTGCCTGGTGGACAAGAAGACGGGGGACAAGAGTAAGACCCGGCCCCGCTTCGTGAAGCAGGACCAGGTCTGCATCGCCCGGCTGCGCACCGCAGGGACCATCTGCCTCGAGACCTTCAAGGACTTCCCCCAGATGGGCCGCTTCACCCTACGGGACGAAG